From the Aquitalea magnusonii genome, one window contains:
- a CDS encoding TniB family NTP-binding protein, producing the protein MNAPYSDIRPKCLEMKRILIRHPHFNTILAEMENCLEASDDCSEPQCMLVTGDTGVGKSRLLDTFYSLHPRFINGDHTETPVLLASLPLPATISGLFTAILACLKAPYPDRGNIEYKHTRLIQLLSRSNTRMIILDEFQHLVERGTVRRIEVVADAIKSLINQTGLPFVLVGMPSAAAVLECSPQLAGRFPLRMAMSAFNWIEKPADFERLLSCYEQGLPLEKASGLCDEDMPARLYLATGGNFRSLATLIQKAVRMALMQGCTRIEQTHLVLCFDRYLAQNRKLRANPFSESAEAIEQWVTQLKEARA; encoded by the coding sequence ATGAACGCCCCCTATTCTGACATCCGCCCAAAATGTCTAGAAATGAAGCGCATCCTGATTCGGCACCCACATTTCAATACCATTTTAGCTGAGATGGAAAATTGTCTTGAGGCGTCGGATGATTGTTCGGAACCGCAGTGCATGCTGGTCACCGGTGATACCGGAGTGGGCAAATCAAGACTACTCGATACCTTCTACTCACTACACCCCCGCTTTATCAACGGTGACCATACAGAAACACCTGTGCTTTTAGCATCCCTACCACTGCCCGCGACAATATCAGGATTGTTTACAGCCATATTGGCGTGCCTTAAAGCCCCCTACCCTGATCGTGGCAATATCGAGTACAAGCACACCCGGCTGATTCAATTATTATCACGCAGCAATACTAGGATGATCATCCTGGATGAATTCCAACACTTGGTAGAGCGCGGCACAGTCCGACGGATTGAAGTCGTCGCAGATGCAATCAAGAGCCTGATTAATCAAACTGGATTGCCATTTGTTTTAGTCGGCATGCCCAGTGCAGCAGCGGTTCTGGAATGCAGCCCACAGTTAGCAGGTAGATTCCCACTACGCATGGCAATGTCCGCCTTTAACTGGATAGAAAAGCCTGCTGATTTTGAACGGTTACTCAGCTGCTACGAACAGGGCCTTCCCTTGGAAAAAGCAAGTGGACTGTGCGATGAAGACATGCCAGCCAGGTTGTATTTGGCAACAGGCGGTAATTTCCGCTCCCTTGCCACGCTGATTCAGAAAGCGGTACGCATGGCATTGATGCAAGGTTGCACACGGATTGAACAAACGCATCTTGTGCTTTGCTTTGACCGCTACCTGGCACAAAACCGCAAGCTTCGCGCCAATCCATTCAGTGAAAGTGCCGAGGCAATCGAGCAGTGGGTTACCCAGCTCAAGGAGGCTCGGGCATGA
- a CDS encoding DUF4297 family anti-phage-associated protein — protein sequence MTDRSATATIKGYFYQFDQTIVRLLEGSKQASVTVEGIEDVDLDDGNDSAYVQCKYYEGTEYNHSVIKEAVIHMLRHFHAAGCPNDQLFKYRLYGHYESGQHKLALPLTDDFLKANFLTYKKDKVEHKVHEELGITGPQLAAFRSLLDIDVNALSYDAQQTKLLGLLQSEIPGCSGIDAEVFYYPSAINVIQGLAIQADEVKRKITKERFLQEVNRKDVVFSAWLQQKFGADYYARLIRRKYFHFGRTKMPKASRFFVIDMAGEYDVNKATEMLVRMAEFFSHKELVRTPPADRFCPYVLLRGLTPVELVELKKSLWDQGVVFNDGYPFHGAEFSPRALAVDPTKEQLWRIKFVPSDDQLAPTIAAASGSVIEVYDFYKAVPLDRAHMPKGKVTHEIKSSNSYLLQEVMQA from the coding sequence GTGACTGACCGCAGCGCCACAGCGACAATCAAGGGATATTTCTACCAGTTCGACCAGACGATCGTGAGGTTGCTGGAGGGCTCGAAGCAGGCGAGCGTCACGGTGGAGGGGATCGAAGATGTCGACCTTGACGATGGGAATGACAGCGCCTACGTCCAGTGCAAGTATTACGAGGGGACGGAATACAACCACTCCGTGATCAAGGAGGCGGTGATCCACATGCTGCGGCATTTCCATGCTGCAGGATGCCCCAATGATCAGCTCTTCAAATACCGGCTCTATGGGCACTACGAGAGCGGCCAACACAAGCTTGCGCTGCCCCTGACAGATGACTTCCTGAAGGCGAACTTCCTCACCTATAAGAAGGACAAGGTGGAGCACAAGGTCCACGAGGAATTGGGGATCACTGGGCCGCAACTCGCGGCCTTTCGATCACTGCTCGATATTGATGTGAATGCGCTCTCCTACGATGCACAGCAGACCAAGCTGCTCGGGCTGCTGCAGTCGGAGATTCCGGGATGCAGCGGCATCGATGCGGAGGTTTTCTACTATCCGAGCGCGATCAATGTGATTCAAGGTCTCGCAATTCAAGCCGACGAGGTGAAGCGCAAGATCACAAAGGAGAGGTTTCTCCAGGAGGTCAATCGCAAAGACGTTGTCTTCAGTGCCTGGCTGCAGCAGAAGTTTGGAGCCGATTACTACGCCCGACTGATCCGGCGGAAGTACTTCCATTTCGGTAGAACAAAGATGCCGAAGGCCTCGAGATTCTTCGTCATTGACATGGCCGGCGAGTACGACGTCAACAAGGCCACGGAAATGCTAGTCCGAATGGCTGAGTTCTTCTCGCACAAGGAGCTCGTGAGGACTCCCCCGGCAGACAGATTCTGTCCCTACGTGCTTCTGCGGGGGCTGACACCTGTCGAGCTAGTCGAACTCAAGAAGAGCCTTTGGGACCAAGGGGTCGTCTTCAATGACGGGTATCCGTTCCACGGTGCCGAATTCTCTCCCAGAGCGCTTGCCGTGGATCCCACCAAAGAACAGCTCTGGCGGATCAAGTTCGTACCCAGTGACGACCAACTGGCCCCCACCATTGCCGCAGCCTCTGGATCCGTCATCGAGGTTTACGACTTCTACAAGGCGGTGCCGCTGGACCGCGCGCATATGCCCAAGGGCAAGGTCACTCATGAGATCAAGAGTAGTAATTCCTATCTGCTTCAGGAGGTTATGCAGGCATGA
- the herA gene encoding anti-phage-associated helicase HerA → MNDSSDIKAEVVAVFPDKVKISVGDIAAFSNEKSLKVGSYLRITDSEDCALIAIIENFCIEVNDKAERRHIIEALPLGIIADGKFIRGGDTLTIPPTGVTPATEDDIKKIFEDSVEPAKKFVFSALASNDKINVPVDGDRFFNKHIAVVGSTGAGKSHTIAKIIQTAVSAKNGKYSFNNSHIVIFDIHSEYKTAFPDANFLDASTLTLPYWLLNSEELEEVLLDTGERDNYNQSAVFRQLVTENKKRHNAASKFVFYDSPLKFDIHEVLNALYNIKNETVNSKDEARYMVVDSSYSLLPEGKTDAKHGLLLTPDQRLQKYFESRLEFHPTKSQSITAGSYADKSLDKFFTRFESKVAQDRLQFLFGSAADTATLESTLKSLLGYGDKQSNVTVVDLSGVPFEVLSITVSLISRILFEYGYHYKVMRTSVKETINNDAPLLLVYEEAHKYVPNSDLARFRASKLSIERIAKEGRKYGVTLLLSSQRPSEISETIFSQCSNFLAMRLTNPSDQSYVSRLLPDTLGNLCDKLPTLGAGEALLIGEAVVMPSLVKVGRCKPEPSSSDIPYFQLWKEEWKNIDFIGIKRAWLKE, encoded by the coding sequence ATGAACGATTCGAGCGACATCAAGGCGGAAGTGGTTGCTGTCTTCCCTGACAAGGTGAAGATCTCGGTAGGCGATATCGCAGCATTTTCCAATGAGAAGAGCCTCAAGGTGGGCTCCTACCTGCGTATCACCGACAGCGAGGATTGCGCGCTGATCGCGATCATCGAAAACTTCTGCATTGAAGTGAATGACAAGGCCGAGCGTCGTCACATAATCGAGGCGTTGCCACTTGGCATCATTGCTGATGGCAAGTTCATCCGAGGTGGCGATACGCTGACCATTCCGCCCACAGGCGTGACGCCGGCGACGGAGGACGATATCAAGAAGATCTTCGAAGACTCCGTCGAGCCGGCCAAGAAGTTCGTCTTCAGCGCGTTGGCGTCCAATGACAAGATCAACGTGCCCGTCGATGGAGATCGATTCTTTAATAAGCACATTGCCGTGGTGGGGTCCACTGGGGCAGGCAAGTCCCACACTATCGCAAAGATCATTCAGACAGCGGTTAGTGCAAAAAATGGCAAGTATTCGTTCAACAACTCCCACATCGTTATCTTCGACATCCACTCCGAATACAAAACAGCTTTTCCTGACGCCAACTTCCTCGATGCTAGCACGCTGACGCTACCGTACTGGCTGCTCAACAGCGAAGAGCTGGAAGAGGTGCTGCTGGATACGGGCGAACGTGACAACTACAACCAATCGGCCGTGTTTCGCCAGTTAGTCACGGAGAACAAGAAGCGGCACAACGCCGCTTCGAAGTTCGTCTTCTACGATAGCCCACTGAAATTCGATATCCATGAGGTATTGAACGCGCTGTACAACATCAAGAACGAGACCGTGAACTCGAAGGATGAGGCTCGATACATGGTGGTGGATAGCAGCTACTCACTGCTCCCGGAGGGCAAAACGGACGCAAAGCACGGCTTGTTGTTAACTCCAGACCAACGTCTCCAAAAGTACTTTGAGAGCCGGCTCGAATTTCACCCAACAAAATCCCAAAGCATCACTGCCGGTAGCTACGCAGACAAGTCGCTGGACAAGTTCTTTACTCGTTTCGAGTCGAAGGTGGCGCAAGACAGGCTCCAGTTTCTCTTCGGCTCGGCGGCAGACACGGCCACGTTAGAGAGCACCCTCAAAAGCCTTTTGGGCTACGGCGATAAGCAGTCGAACGTCACTGTCGTCGACCTGAGTGGCGTGCCCTTCGAGGTACTCAGCATCACTGTGTCGCTGATCTCGCGCATCTTGTTCGAATACGGTTACCACTACAAGGTGATGAGAACTAGTGTCAAGGAGACCATCAACAATGATGCGCCGCTATTGCTGGTTTACGAGGAGGCGCATAAGTACGTACCAAACAGCGACTTGGCACGGTTTCGAGCTTCGAAGTTATCGATTGAGCGCATCGCTAAGGAAGGACGTAAATACGGTGTCACGCTGCTGCTTTCCAGTCAGCGTCCCTCCGAGATCTCAGAGACGATTTTTTCGCAGTGCAGTAATTTTCTTGCGATGCGCCTGACGAATCCGAGCGACCAGAGCTATGTGTCGCGCCTTCTACCGGACACACTCGGCAACCTATGCGACAAGCTGCCAACCCTAGGGGCGGGGGAGGCCTTACTGATCGGCGAGGCCGTCGTCATGCCATCGTTGGTGAAGGTGGGGCGCTGTAAGCCGGAGCCTTCCTCTTCCGATATACCATACTTCCAACTGTGGAAGGAGGAGTGGAAAAATATCGATTTCATTGGAATTAAGAGGGCTTGGCTCAAAGAGTGA
- a CDS encoding TniQ family protein, producing the protein MNTLSTDPADCFRLLIRPAPDVRENLAGYLLRVAELNCLRHVQELREFLGTYATYPSQPSLIPQFGIYDLALLGKELNIPVSSLDNLVQPLDVRVGKFRKFCHQGKLWPLEMLRDKHRAWCPLCLKEAHIQQASWDWRLQTACAKHRVLLVEHCPSCQRHVSWRYSSLRQCVCGYSLADAPTMPADPAWQPIPVNELLPHQLMRYVTLVLLALEGELPDLTRLAAVGHVQMHQATLNVTDNQLQSSPSFQHAVVDQLEKRYMECPTLGPRHAAACLLLGLGLDANFDAELASIASHWLHTKHPAQGMNSYLPEDEIPALPMATVAITLNVSSHIIKTLLRKEVLTYAPNNCLAHRRRIDKQEIIDGKSLARLLHRLSHLSEPVLNSKVVRFDHYGIDHAKRLDLLLDIDGQHTRVIAFNPADGLPSLALCKTLTTVGENDNLLSVRKAAEFLDIYPDAVYRLIKAKLLTAKALAKRQACIEIKDLVEFRGKYVFTHEIARQLMCNPTNLADRIISIGIIPAHGPAIDSGLTYAFRRKDITDDVLQKIKLAENYQSRAGRGRKCIQQTEGHLSTSQKMLTTKELSTITGISTIRIRHEAKHGCLSEAVTHTIPDGKKFLFHARAVGILRLISESKNWQIKERRIK; encoded by the coding sequence ATGAACACCTTATCGACGGATCCCGCTGATTGCTTCCGCTTGCTGATACGCCCAGCCCCTGATGTCCGGGAAAACCTAGCGGGCTATCTTCTGAGGGTGGCAGAACTCAACTGCTTGCGCCACGTGCAAGAATTGCGCGAATTTCTTGGTACCTATGCCACCTACCCTTCACAGCCTTCGCTCATTCCTCAGTTTGGAATTTATGACCTAGCGCTTCTTGGCAAGGAGCTCAATATCCCAGTCAGCAGCTTGGACAACTTGGTGCAGCCACTCGATGTTCGCGTCGGTAAATTCCGCAAATTCTGCCACCAGGGAAAGCTGTGGCCCCTTGAGATGCTCCGGGACAAACATCGCGCTTGGTGCCCTCTGTGTTTGAAGGAGGCCCACATTCAACAGGCTAGCTGGGACTGGCGCTTGCAAACCGCATGCGCCAAGCACCGTGTGCTTCTAGTTGAACATTGTCCATCCTGTCAACGACATGTCAGCTGGCGTTACTCATCGCTGCGGCAGTGTGTATGTGGCTACTCGCTTGCAGACGCACCAACCATGCCTGCGGACCCTGCTTGGCAGCCCATTCCAGTAAACGAGTTGCTGCCACATCAATTGATGCGATACGTCACACTCGTGCTACTGGCGCTTGAGGGTGAGCTACCCGATCTCACACGCCTGGCGGCGGTCGGCCATGTGCAGATGCATCAAGCGACACTGAATGTAACAGACAATCAGCTCCAGTCCTCCCCATCGTTTCAGCACGCCGTGGTCGACCAACTTGAAAAAAGGTATATGGAATGCCCCACTCTCGGACCAAGGCATGCCGCTGCCTGCTTACTGCTTGGTCTAGGGCTGGATGCCAATTTCGATGCTGAGCTGGCGTCGATTGCAAGCCATTGGCTGCACACAAAGCATCCAGCACAGGGAATGAACAGCTACTTGCCAGAAGATGAAATCCCTGCTCTGCCCATGGCGACGGTAGCCATCACATTGAACGTGTCATCACACATCATCAAGACGCTGCTCAGAAAAGAAGTGCTGACTTACGCCCCCAACAATTGCTTAGCCCATCGAAGACGAATCGATAAGCAGGAAATCATTGATGGAAAGAGTTTGGCAAGGCTTTTGCACCGGTTATCACATCTGAGCGAACCCGTACTAAATAGCAAAGTCGTTCGATTTGACCACTATGGAATTGACCATGCCAAAAGATTAGATCTTTTGCTGGACATTGACGGACAGCACACCAGAGTCATCGCCTTCAATCCCGCAGATGGACTGCCAAGTCTCGCTCTCTGTAAAACCCTCACGACTGTTGGCGAGAATGACAATTTGTTGTCCGTCCGTAAGGCAGCTGAATTTTTGGATATCTATCCGGATGCAGTCTACCGCTTAATCAAGGCAAAGCTCCTGACAGCAAAAGCGCTTGCCAAGCGGCAAGCTTGCATTGAGATCAAAGATCTTGTTGAATTTCGCGGAAAATATGTATTTACACATGAAATTGCCCGGCAATTAATGTGCAACCCAACCAACTTGGCAGATCGAATCATATCGATTGGCATCATTCCTGCGCACGGGCCAGCTATCGATAGTGGGTTAACCTATGCATTCAGGAGAAAAGACATTACAGATGATGTATTGCAAAAAATAAAGCTTGCAGAGAATTACCAAAGTCGCGCAGGTCGAGGAAGGAAATGTATACAGCAAACGGAAGGCCATCTCAGCACTAGTCAAAAGATGCTAACAACGAAAGAGCTCTCAACAATAACAGGAATTAGCACTATAAGAATTCGGCACGAAGCCAAGCACGGTTGTCTATCAGAAGCAGTCACCCACACCATCCCCGATGGCAAAAAATTCCTGTTTCATGCTCGCGCCGTTGGCATATTAAGGCTAATTTCAGAAAGTAAAAATTGGCAGATCAAGGAAAGGCGGATAAAATGA
- a CDS encoding DNA-binding protein: MEMIAMNYCKTPDQVRAEFKASGLSITAWAKAYGYPVASVYQVLKGDKQCCRGISHEIAVKLGLKEGRLGDDSEALTRRLMIDQKAAELASVGD; encoded by the coding sequence ATGGAGATGATCGCCATGAACTACTGCAAGACCCCTGATCAAGTTCGAGCTGAATTCAAAGCAAGCGGTTTATCTATTACCGCTTGGGCCAAAGCCTATGGATATCCTGTCGCCTCGGTATACCAGGTATTGAAGGGCGACAAGCAGTGCTGTCGGGGCATAAGCCATGAGATTGCCGTGAAGCTGGGGCTAAAAGAAGGCCGCCTTGGCGACGATTCTGAAGCACTGACGCGGAGGCTTATGATTGACCAAAAAGCTGCTGAGCTAGCAAGCGTTGGCGATTAA
- a CDS encoding TnsA endonuclease N-terminal domain-containing protein — translation MLIPSIRKIHNVNSSKVIGLSYSFKMAGLIPWESTLERDWLLHLESNLAIREIYGQPETFDYCYQGKWHRYTPDFKACWHDPNRLPTLYEVKPHDVASSDVFRQQSDCIRQALAMYGYEYVVKDEYEIRQQPVLNNLNFLKHYADMFVSRQDQVRILDAFDGGKAYRLQWLLAQLGCNTTGLAKLYHLIWRGWLDYDEHHAITPLLEVWLVEGAW, via the coding sequence ATGCTGATCCCCTCCATACGCAAGATTCATAACGTCAACAGCTCCAAGGTCATTGGCCTGTCCTACAGCTTCAAAATGGCAGGGCTGATACCGTGGGAAAGTACGTTAGAACGAGACTGGCTTTTGCATCTTGAGTCAAACCTGGCCATACGCGAGATCTACGGCCAGCCAGAAACCTTTGATTACTGTTATCAAGGCAAGTGGCACCGTTACACACCAGATTTCAAAGCGTGCTGGCATGACCCCAACCGCTTGCCCACTCTTTATGAGGTCAAGCCTCATGATGTGGCCAGTTCAGACGTGTTTCGACAGCAAAGCGACTGCATCCGACAAGCATTGGCAATGTACGGATACGAGTATGTGGTCAAAGACGAGTACGAAATTCGCCAGCAGCCTGTCTTGAACAATCTCAACTTTCTGAAGCATTACGCTGACATGTTCGTCTCGCGGCAGGATCAAGTTCGAATCCTTGACGCTTTCGACGGCGGCAAGGCATACCGCTTGCAGTGGCTATTGGCGCAGTTGGGCTGCAACACAACCGGGCTCGCCAAGCTGTATCACCTGATCTGGCGAGGTTGGCTCGACTACGATGAGCACCATGCGATTACCCCGCTCCTGGAAGTCTGGCTGGTAGAAGGAGCATGGTGA
- a CDS encoding Mu transposase C-terminal domain-containing protein, which translates to MALDLREGVSVDLHSTHYRVLHIQAERQVSLLNERTSSITHLSMDEVEVYFQQGQFKVITDQDVLFREDGLPPIPSALPENHRPKLQRSLIYVRAVLARTEHFSREHETLPIVAEVAKQLRDANPPSRITIYRWCRNFLDSNRDPIVLAPRSANCGRRKGQINEEVIELFYETIDTYYLSRARNSRIDAHAELCDRVIEANRQRPKGEWLRTISYSGFCKLIKRLLDPFIVMARRMGEKNARRYFRTRDRGPVALFALERIEIDHTRLDIIVVHPITRESLGRPTVTVAIDRRSRMVVGIYIDLEPPSSIAVLMCLRQAVTSKQAILDDIPECQGFNWPVEGQFRLICMDNGPEFHSNVHKQFCADLHADMQYCPPGKPWYKGAVERFIGTLNRRLIHKLPGTTWSNPVERGDYPSEKLASLTLHELRQMVFRWVVVDYHNTRHHELGETPLQCWTRLVDEHPVPPLPQSLNLEVETGLAFERTICDGRIGVQGLLYHHPYLIHLQQKLPAKSKVMLRIDPEDITQAYIYDPLNKALIKLECLTINVEPSMSWLDFQRARKAHKKDTADPIGADAELVRQEKAKLRREIHQTHLQAEKRLKQNQRKKKQAPRRSTKEDFHISTQGSPESHAWENISSQQSWSLERLPLEGDSK; encoded by the coding sequence ATGGCGCTTGATCTCCGGGAGGGAGTTTCGGTAGACCTCCACAGCACTCATTACCGAGTCCTGCACATCCAGGCGGAGCGGCAAGTTTCATTACTCAACGAGCGCACGTCATCCATCACGCATCTCTCGATGGATGAAGTTGAAGTCTATTTTCAGCAGGGCCAGTTCAAGGTCATTACTGACCAAGATGTTCTGTTCCGCGAGGATGGCCTACCGCCGATACCTTCAGCCTTACCTGAAAACCATCGCCCAAAACTACAAAGAAGCTTGATCTATGTGCGGGCAGTCCTTGCGCGAACTGAGCACTTCTCACGAGAACATGAAACCTTACCTATCGTTGCCGAAGTGGCAAAGCAACTTCGCGATGCCAATCCTCCTAGTCGGATTACCATCTATAGGTGGTGCCGGAATTTTCTGGATAGCAACAGAGATCCAATTGTTCTTGCGCCCAGGAGCGCAAATTGTGGACGTCGCAAGGGACAGATTAACGAAGAGGTGATCGAACTATTTTACGAAACCATCGATACCTATTACCTGAGCCGTGCACGCAATAGTCGGATAGATGCGCATGCCGAGTTGTGTGACCGGGTTATCGAAGCTAATCGTCAACGCCCCAAAGGCGAGTGGCTACGGACAATCAGCTATAGCGGCTTTTGCAAGCTGATCAAGCGGCTGCTCGATCCATTTATCGTCATGGCGAGACGCATGGGCGAAAAAAACGCCCGACGCTACTTCCGCACCCGGGATCGAGGACCTGTCGCACTGTTTGCCTTAGAGCGCATCGAGATTGACCACACCCGGCTCGACATCATCGTAGTACACCCGATTACCCGGGAATCACTTGGTAGGCCGACAGTAACAGTCGCCATCGACCGCCGCTCGCGGATGGTAGTTGGCATTTATATCGACCTCGAACCGCCATCATCGATTGCCGTCTTGATGTGCTTGCGACAGGCTGTTACCAGCAAGCAGGCCATCCTCGACGATATTCCTGAATGCCAAGGCTTCAATTGGCCGGTCGAAGGCCAATTTCGTCTTATCTGCATGGACAATGGTCCAGAATTTCACAGCAATGTTCACAAGCAGTTTTGTGCCGACCTCCACGCGGATATGCAGTACTGCCCACCAGGTAAGCCTTGGTACAAAGGTGCGGTCGAACGTTTTATCGGCACGTTAAACCGGCGCCTGATACACAAGCTACCGGGCACCACCTGGTCCAACCCGGTTGAACGCGGCGACTACCCGTCTGAGAAGCTCGCCAGCCTGACTCTACACGAACTGCGGCAGATGGTTTTTCGCTGGGTCGTGGTCGACTACCACAACACCCGTCATCACGAACTGGGCGAAACACCGCTGCAGTGCTGGACACGATTGGTCGACGAACACCCTGTCCCCCCGTTACCACAAAGTCTCAACCTCGAAGTCGAGACCGGACTGGCCTTTGAGCGGACTATCTGTGACGGTCGGATCGGCGTTCAAGGCTTGCTCTATCACCATCCGTACCTGATCCACCTGCAACAGAAACTTCCGGCCAAGAGCAAGGTCATGCTGCGCATCGACCCTGAGGATATCACCCAAGCATACATCTATGACCCGCTGAACAAGGCGCTCATCAAACTGGAGTGCCTGACGATCAATGTTGAGCCAAGCATGTCATGGCTGGATTTTCAGCGCGCACGCAAAGCGCACAAAAAGGACACTGCGGACCCAATTGGAGCTGATGCAGAGCTGGTTCGACAAGAAAAAGCCAAGTTACGCCGAGAGATCCATCAGACGCATTTACAGGCAGAAAAACGGCTGAAGCAAAACCAACGTAAGAAAAAGCAAGCACCGCGACGTTCAACCAAAGAGGATTTTCATATTAGCACTCAAGGATCGCCTGAAAGCCATGCTTGGGAGAATATTTCATCTCAGCAATCGTGGTCTTTGGAACGCCTTCCTTTAGAAGGAGACAGCAAATGA
- a CDS encoding ribonucleotide-diphosphate reductase subunit beta, with product MLSFDDTPVQKPAVPSSNDSQPSGRVNAVDKKVINGTTDVNQLVPFKHKWAWEKYLAQCANHWMPQEVNMQRDIEQWKTGQLTEDEMRIVKRNLGFFVTADSLAANNIVLGTYRQITSPECRQYLLRQAFDEAIHTHAYQYIVESLGLDEGEVFNAYNEIKSIRDKDEFLIPFIDVLCDPAFKTGSLENDQKLLRSLIVFACIMEGLFFYVGFVQILALGRQNKMTGAAEQYQYILRDESSHCNFGIDLINTIKLENPQLWTESFKAEIVELFKKAVELEYAYAEDTMPRGVLGLNASMFKEYLRFIANRRMQQIGLDQLFPGVNNPFPWMSEMIDLKKEKNFFETRVTEYQTGGALSWD from the coding sequence ATGTTGAGCTTTGACGATACCCCAGTACAAAAACCGGCAGTCCCTTCCAGCAACGACAGCCAGCCCAGCGGCCGCGTAAACGCCGTGGACAAGAAAGTCATCAACGGCACCACCGACGTCAACCAGTTGGTACCGTTCAAGCACAAATGGGCCTGGGAAAAATACCTCGCCCAATGTGCCAACCACTGGATGCCGCAAGAAGTCAACATGCAGCGCGACATCGAACAATGGAAAACCGGCCAACTGACCGAAGACGAAATGCGCATCGTCAAGCGCAACCTGGGCTTCTTCGTTACCGCCGACAGCCTGGCTGCCAACAACATCGTGCTGGGCACCTACCGCCAGATCACCAGCCCGGAATGCCGCCAGTACCTGCTGCGTCAGGCCTTTGACGAAGCCATCCACACCCACGCCTACCAGTACATCGTGGAAAGCCTGGGCCTGGACGAAGGCGAAGTGTTCAACGCCTACAACGAAATCAAGTCCATCCGTGACAAGGACGAATTCCTGATTCCCTTCATCGACGTACTGTGCGACCCGGCCTTCAAGACCGGCAGCCTGGAAAACGACCAGAAACTGCTGCGCTCGCTGATCGTGTTTGCCTGCATCATGGAAGGCCTATTCTTCTACGTCGGCTTCGTGCAAATCCTGGCACTGGGCCGTCAGAACAAGATGACCGGCGCTGCCGAGCAATACCAGTACATCCTGCGTGACGAATCCAGCCACTGCAATTTCGGTATCGACCTGATCAACACCATCAAGCTGGAAAACCCGCAACTGTGGACCGAAAGCTTCAAGGCTGAAATCGTCGAGCTGTTCAAGAAAGCCGTGGAACTGGAATACGCCTACGCCGAAGACACCATGCCGCGTGGCGTGCTGGGCCTGAACGCCAGCATGTTCAAGGAATACCTGCGCTTTATTGCCAACCGTCGCATGCAGCAGATTGGCCTGGATCAATTGTTCCCGGGCGTGAACAACCCCTTCCCGTGGATGAGCGAGATGATTGACTTGAAGAAGGAGAAGAACTTCTTTGAGACGCGAGTTACCGAGTATCAGACTGGCGGTGCGTTGAGCTGGGATTGA
- a CDS encoding helix-turn-helix domain-containing protein — MRLTQEGLGFDSEISRTYISLLELGERSPTLDSLLKISSGLKMELSDFLILIAEKIRRPNLL, encoded by the coding sequence ATGCGGCTAACTCAGGAAGGTTTGGGGTTTGATTCCGAGATAAGCAGAACATACATTTCTTTGCTAGAGCTAGGTGAAAGATCACCCACATTAGACAGCCTATTGAAAATTAGCTCCGGTCTAAAAATGGAGCTAAGCGATTTTCTTATTCTTATTGCAGAAAAAATCCGTAGGCCTAATCTGCTGTAG